The Acropora muricata isolate sample 2 chromosome 4, ASM3666990v1, whole genome shotgun sequence genome contains the following window.
AACTATATACAAACCTCCACGGCACAGGCCTTTGTTCTCATTGTATCCCTGACCACAATAAACGAGATACCGTTAATAATAAAGCTTCGCTTCCCGACGAATTATTAAGGCAATAAATTATACCTATGTATGCTTCCTTTCAAAGCACGAAGTATCACCATTGGTGCTGTTCTGCACTAATTGCGTTCCTAAAAAGCGTATAAGCAATGACAGCCGGAGACGCATTTTCCAGCTAGAACTGAGAGTTCTTCTGAATTCTTTAATTGATTTGGCCACTGAAAAGGGCGCTAATAGTAGGCTAATGATCGAGGTTTACGACGCGATATCTACAACAGCGTTATGGATGCCGTGTTGTTGCTTACAAGCTGCACTGTAGCTTGGACTCTTGGCTCAGGTGCAGCTGTTAAAGGTTTGGGTTTTTTTTCAGTTACCTTTTTCTTACTTAGCTTGAGCCATCGCCTGAATTCTTTCCATTTTTTATAAGACACAAAAATCTTGTCGTAGGCATGTTTTCTTCGGTACAAATCGATTCTGTTACTTCCTCTTCCGTTGCTTATTTTGTACCTTCGTCCTTTGTAAAGCCTAATGTTTAATGCGCGTTCTATGAACTGAAAAGCTTTCATTCCAGCTCTAAATGGCCTGTTGACTTGCCTTGGTCTCCCGCTTCTGTTAAAAGCAATGAGAGTTTTGTTGTACTTAACCGAGCGGAATTCCGTAAAAGCGTTATCTGCCAAATGATCTGTGAACACACAGTTGTCCTTCCATTTGCCTCGAGCCTGAAAGGAGGGAAAAAACTATTGAAAGGTTTTACGACAAAATGAAATCACACTCTACTTGTTTGAAATGTGACTATTAATTGCACAGTTTCATGTAATCTCATCCTTTGCCATTCCTGTCGCTGAATTCAGTTCGTAAATccataaaaatattaaaacgtTGGTGACAACtcattgtgtttatttttgatggtatcaaattttccttttaagcAATCGTTCCTTTTTCCAATTTGTAACTCGCCAGTATGCATCATATAAAGCATTCCTCATATAAAGGGGCTGGCTTCCGTCATGATATCACTGAAATGACAAGCTGTCGGTGACCACGGCATTACTTTTACTTTATCTTTTATCGGTCCAATTGGTGACTGCCCGCTAACAACGGCAAGTAGGCAGTAAAATAGtctgaaatcaaataagcttaATCGATTTCCGTTTCCACAAACGTGGAGATCAAGCCTCCGTCGTTGGTTGGCAGGAAAGCAAATGCTGATTTGCTCTACATGCATATTGTGTGATGATTATGACGATGacgataattataataataataataataataataataataataataatggaatgGCGATTATAGCTTTAATTCGGTATCCAATATACATTCAGCTCTAGGTTTAAGCGTGACAAGTCTAAAACACTAAATCTAGTGAGTGAGATTATAGTTCAGTTTTCAGTGCTGTTGTCTGATACATTTCTTAACTTTCCTTttgatattaatattattatctatATTATTACTCCTTTAAATTCACACATGTTTTAATGTTACCCTTGGCAAAAATAAAAGGCAATAAAAATCGTGCCTCTAGTGACGCGCGTTGCGTTATGTGTGCTGCATATgatggcgaaaaaaaaaatttagatgTCAATGTCCTATTTCCAAACGTTTTCATGGCAATGTACACTCACGTTGATTGCCCTCTCGAATTATTTTGCGAATGTAATAAATTTCCTGAGTCGAAACCACCTCACATTTCAACGGTACAAAAGAATCCGCTGTTGTAAAAAGCATAAACAACGGATTGAAAATGAGAAATGACCTTCGAATGGTGTTATTTCCGTAGGTAAACCATGACAACTGTCAAGCGCCTCCCACGCTAAGAGGAGTAAAAGAAGCCTTAGAGTGCGGCACTGAGAACAGAGACAAAACTTTGCGGTGGTTCTGATTCCGTCTGTGTTGTAAGGCCTCTCTATTTCTTAGTTTTGGTTCTCGAACACCCTGTGTGAACACTTAGGTGAACTGAATTGAACTGACTGAAATACTTACATCAGCTTGGTCTTGTTGTTAAGAGGTTACAGAGAGAAGTTACCAAGGCCACATGTTATCTTTGTCAGAAAACGAACACAGTTCGATTTTATTCTCGAAATTAAAATGGCAATCGAGAAATTCCTATCCTTCTGAGAAACGTCACATTTAATAGCAGCaagctgagaattttgaaagtAGAGCATTGTCTGAATTGAAAGCccctattttatttttttttggacgTTCAATCAGGTATTCGGAATTCAATGATTCGTTTCCCGCTGGCTGGCTTTGTccttccttttcctttcttcaaGCCAAGGTGGAACGCACTTctcatttatttttaattgtttggaGCAACTCTGTCTGTGTTTTCCCTTAGTACGGGAGGGAATCTATTTTAATTATATCACTGATACAGTAAAATATTGGGATGAACAAGGGCACGCCAAAATAACGGTGAACAGCCATAAGCTGACCCCTTATAGTCAGGAGTAAGGCTTGCAAGAGTTAATAGTTTGtatattttcaaaaatacatCAAATACACATTATGTTGTGAATCTTCAACTTAAATACTTTGAATTCGAATTCAAAGTGTCATCACGTGTCTTTCAGCATTGATAAAGATGACAAATTGAGATAACCCGTAATTTAATTTGATGATGTATTAATTAACTAAGTGAAGGCGTAAATGGAATGACGATTAAGTGGAGGCGTTGGTAATGAAGATGACACTATTCAAGTTAGGGTTAAGTTATGAGAAATATTGATACACACACGTTTCAGATTAATCTCAGTAAAATCTCTCGCGAAGGCAGTTTTAGGCTTCCAACTCAAGGCAATCATTTCAAAGTTAAAAATAATTTCCTTGAAAACAGAAGACCGATAGTAGTTGGATTTAAATAAGcattgtgttaaatttaaattaacATTGTGTTTAACAGAATTGCGCAAAGTTACAGAGTTTCACCTGTATCACAGTTACTAAATTTACATTTATACCATGACTGGTCAACTTACTCTAGCTTTCAGCCGGCCTCTCTTGTCCACACAAAGATAGAAATTGGTGACTGAACCTCGGATGTGAACTCTTCCGAAGCTTACCGACTCAATTATCAGCTTAGCTGGAATTAAAGCAGTGAACAAATAGGCTCAGTTTGATTTGAGATGTCATTATTTAAAACATTCGATGAATCACGTAAATTCAATTGATAAGAAAGTTACACTTCTAACCAAATGCCATAAGTCTTAGATAGTTTCTCTCCCAATACTACGCTGaataactaaagaaaaaaagaacagcgTGCCTTACTTTCCTTGTCTATTCTTCGCATGACCACGTTTTATATTACTATATTAGTAATATGAAAACGTGGACGTATACGTAACAGGTAAACTCACAGACTGCGGATGTTGAATTTTTAGAGACTTGGACGACTGTGTTAAAATTAGGAAAGTATAGTCGTGTGGTGGCCTTCTCGAAATCGGTTTTGCACAATTAACACAAAGAGGATTAGTTAATCCAAATAGTTTTCTAGTAGTTTCAATGAACACGCCGTTGCGAGACGTAAGCCGTTTCAGTCGCCTGGGGCGCCCTCCAGTGTTGTGCGCTAATTAATTACTTGGTAATTCAAACAGATTTGCCGTCTGACGTATCGAAAAGTTTACTGAAGTCTGCTATTGGTCATGACATTCTTTGAGATTCTTTCACAATATCTTCAGTTTAAAATAGGTGTCCATCAGAAGCCAACTAGTCGTGAAACAATCACTAGTTTCTCAACATCTACGGTTTAGCTGATGAGCAACTCTACTAACATTGGATAGTGAGGCCAATTAGACGGAAGACGGTTGAAGGCGACCACCTAAACTTCCTAGTTTTTCCCTTGCTTCACATTTATATCAAAGAATTTCAATGCATtaattctttcttttcaacCCACCCCTTCCCAAAAATAGCTGTCATTGACCTATTTTAATGCTGAGTGAGTAAATTACTAAAAAAGAATGCTTGAAATGTCTGCCTTTCCCTAAACTATTTTGAGAGAAATCTCTCAGCCTTATATGAAAGCGTCCGTTCATTTATCCTTAAGCTTACGATTAGAAATCAGTTGAAGAGAACTAATTTGCCAGCAGGACTGTTGTGAGAAACCCTCTACGTATGGTTATAAGTTCACGATTGAACCCTCGTGGGCACCTGACTATTCTTAGCTTTAGCCGACCAATAGACCGCGTCAGGGCAAATAAAGGCAAAACATATTAGTGAATATTTATTTAAGACAATGGGTCCTTTCACCAACCAAGAAAACTCATAAATGGCATTGAAATTTTATCATACGCGGTGAGCCGACATTGGCCCTACAAGCACGCAGTTGTCACTTTTCAAATTACAAAGTTTAAGACCTCTGTTATGAGGCTCCACATAGCCTATACGATCGAGCCACCCAAACAAGCAAGAAACTTTGTAATGAGGATGGTAGTATCAGTACCGTATTTATCGCCGTCTTCGCCTGAAGCATCCACACTTCTGTCTTCTTTAATTCTCACATGACGGCCGCTGTTTCTTGAATAAAGCTGAATGAATCTGCAAAACGGAATGCTTTTTGTGTCggtttttgttttctgatttCCATAAATATCGTCAAACAACTTCTGTTCCTCTGGCCTCTAGGAAGAATTGGAGCAAAGATCGTGGAGTTAATTcataactgaaacaaaattattttttgttttccatgaaaatCATGCCCGTTTTGCGTACCTGATCTAAATTACTTGCTTGAGCCAAGCCGTGTGACAGTAAACTGCAACAACAAATTAGATATGAATAAGCGATTTACCGAATCGTTAGAGCGGGCAACCCCCTTGAATCAGCATAACCAGAGTAAAAATTATTGATCAGCACTTCAGGAAGGCGTAGACGTCGATATAGAGACGCTAAATTGCAATTACAATCAAACCTAATTTCAAAAGAAGACTTCACTTTCTGTCATACATGAGCTCATTGTGGCGCAACTGCAATAAAGTACTTACTACGACGTGAGAAGAACAAAAGCCCTGAAGAGCTTCAACCCCAACGCCATTCTGAAGTAAACTGAGTGAAAGAGGGTGCCGAACACCTTTTATGGTACGTCGCTAAAACAGTCAACACCCATTGCCGGTTAAAATTGCGCGCCTTAGGTGGGAAAATAAGAGCGATGGTTTGCCGCAATGATCAATTAGGAAGTGTTAACGGAAATGTAAGACAAGTGTAACCAACTCCCTCTCAGCGAAGGAAGGAAAAGAGTCAGTGGTCTATCAGAAATGATGCAAGCAAATTTACTAACCGTCACAGTAAGATATTTTAATGGAGACATAAGTCTTACCCATTAGGAAGGCGTGCCCCTGTTCTTGCTAAGAACAATTAACTGTAAATGTAATTAAGATCATTATCACTATCTTTTATCGTCGGCCGCTAGGGTTTGACCTTTCTAAGTGTCAATTTGAGCTTTTCACGccttaattaaattttttaatgTTGGATTGTTACTCCCTGACATCGACGGTAGCCTGACGACATCACTGTAGACTGGAGTCTCCTTTACGA
Protein-coding sequences here:
- the LOC136914825 gene encoding fibroblast growth factor 8-like isoform X2; this translates as MALGLKLFRAFVLLTSYLLSHGLAQASNLDQRPEEQKLFDDIYGNQKTKTDTKSIPFCRFIQLYSRNSGRHVRIKEDRSVDASGEDGDKYAKLIIESVSFGRVHIRGSVTNFYLCVDKRGRLKARARGKWKDNCVFTDHLADNAFTEFRSVKYNKTLIAFNRSGRPRQVNRPFRAGMKAFQFIERALNIRLYKGRRYKISNGRGSNRIDLYRRKHAYDKIFVSYKKWKEFRRWLKLSKKKVTEKKPKPLTAAPEPRVQATVQLVSNNTASITLL
- the LOC136914825 gene encoding fibroblast growth factor 8-like isoform X1 codes for the protein MPMAGNLLAELTELVYLFPYCIRQQTGLLGIISLLSHGLAQASNLDQRPEEQKLFDDIYGNQKTKTDTKSIPFCRFIQLYSRNSGRHVRIKEDRSVDASGEDGDKYAKLIIESVSFGRVHIRGSVTNFYLCVDKRGRLKARARGKWKDNCVFTDHLADNAFTEFRSVKYNKTLIAFNRSGRPRQVNRPFRAGMKAFQFIERALNIRLYKGRRYKISNGRGSNRIDLYRRKHAYDKIFVSYKKWKEFRRWLKLSKKKVTEKKPKPLTAAPEPRVQATVQLVSNNTASITLL